The sequence AATCCATCTGTTCTTTTCCGGCTCTGAAAAAATTAAAAATGCTTTTGAAACGCACGCCGATTACATTAAAGCGGAGACGCTTTCGTTGGACATCACGGACAGCGTGTCTGCCGATTCAAAATCAAAAGAAATTAAAGTTGGCGGCGAGAAGGTTGTGATTGGTGTGAAAAAATAGTATCTTCGATACCCTTTCAATTTCAGCGACCCTTTCAAAGGTTCCAAACCTTTGAAAGGGTACAACTTGAGAAAAATATGAAATCTGAAAAACCGACAGATGATCTTTCTCTGAAAAATTTTTCCAAAAAATTCACGGCTGAAATCTTTCACATTGACAAAAGAATTTTTAAAACCATTGCCGCGCTTTTTTTTAAGCCAGGGGAACTGGCTGCTTCCTATTTTTCTGACAAAAGAGAACGATTTGTCCAGCCACTGAAACTTTACTTTGCCATCAATTTTGTATTTTTCTTCCTCGCGCCGCTTCTGAACACGCACCAATTTCAGGTATTCAATTTTAATTTGAAAAGCATTGTTGGGGGCAACCAAACCTACCAAAAAATCATTGCCAACCAGACTCACGCTGCAAACGTTTCCCGGGAAATCTACGAAGAACGATTTGATGCTCATCTGAAATACAACCAGCCGGCGTTTGTATTTTTGGTTGTGCCGATTTTTGCCCTTTTTCTGTATCTGCTTAATTTCAAGAAAAGACGCTTCTATGCGGAAAATTTCATTTTCGCGGCTCATTTCCTGTC comes from Calditrichota bacterium and encodes:
- a CDS encoding DUF3667 domain-containing protein — protein: MKSEKPTDDLSLKNFSKKFTAEIFHIDKRIFKTIAALFFKPGELAASYFSDKRERFVQPLKLYFAINFVFFFLAPLLNTHQFQVFNFNLKSIVGGNQTYQKIIANQTHAANVSREIYEERFDAHLKYNQPAFVFLVVPIFALFLYLLNFKKRRFYAENFIFAAHFLSFFLLLLLSLISLFHIFAFILKAIGTSQSTIGQILVLLVILIPVVYLFFALRKFYRNKIILAIVKAIFLFVSFLFVIGIYVQFLFFYTILALKWAY